A region from the Fusibacter sp. A1 genome encodes:
- a CDS encoding ABC transporter ATP-binding protein translates to MKTKKEQDLLVEIRDLKKIYRIGKEKVRALNGLDLDIHRGEILVILGTSGSGKSTFLNMIAGLEKPTKGTVKIMGHDISAMSEKKLAKFRQKHVGFIFQSYNLLPTLTALENVSLPLTFRNTKKTVREKEAAHLLKSVGLGTHIMHKPTQMSGGQQQRVGIARAFAGSPDIIFADEPTGNLDSKTSVNVMGLMIEMARKRNQTLIMVTHDNEVARFGDRVVYILDGVIEKIECKEGDVRRYEHEIHTQ, encoded by the coding sequence GTGAAGACCAAAAAGGAACAGGATCTACTGGTTGAAATTAGGGACTTGAAAAAGATATATCGGATAGGAAAAGAAAAGGTAAGGGCGCTTAACGGTCTTGACCTTGATATCCATAGAGGTGAGATACTGGTGATACTCGGAACGTCAGGATCGGGTAAATCCACATTTTTAAACATGATCGCGGGGCTTGAAAAACCTACAAAGGGCACCGTTAAGATCATGGGGCACGACATCAGCGCGATGAGCGAGAAAAAGCTTGCGAAATTCAGACAAAAGCATGTCGGATTTATCTTTCAGAGCTACAATCTGCTTCCGACACTCACAGCCCTTGAGAACGTCAGCTTACCGCTCACGTTCAGAAACACCAAAAAGACGGTTCGGGAAAAGGAAGCGGCCCACCTTCTCAAGTCGGTGGGACTAGGAACACATATCATGCATAAACCCACCCAGATGAGCGGTGGACAACAGCAGAGGGTTGGTATAGCAAGAGCGTTTGCGGGGTCTCCTGATATCATATTCGCGGACGAGCCGACAGGCAACCTGGATTCAAAGACATCGGTCAATGTCATGGGACTGATGATCGAGATGGCAAGAAAGCGAAATCAGACGCTGATCATGGTCACCCATGACAATGAAGTTGCACGATTCGGCGATCGGGTGGTTTATATTTTAGATGGTGTTATCGAAAAGATAGAGTGTAAAGAAGGGGATGTAAGAAGATATGAACATGAAATACATACGCAATAG
- a CDS encoding sodium:proton antiporter gives MATSLALILLLGMTANYLFSKFKLPGLLGMLLIGVALGPFGLDLLDESLMMVSSEFRKMALIVILLRAGLGISRDDLNAIGGVAIRMSFIPGILEGFAVLGASMMLFNLPFLEAGILGFIIAAVSPAVIVPYMLRYKSEGYGTDKRIPTMILAGASVDDVFAITIFSTFLGLSIGGESNVAMKLLGIPVSILVGISIGIIIGFILVKIFEKYHIRDTKKVMMILGIAIMLTALENALKSRIEIAGLLSVMAIGFILLEKRPHVAKRLSIKLNKIWLFAEILLFVLVGAQVNVVLAWDAGALGLLLIAAGLFARSLGVIISTIGTNLNRKERMFSVIAYWPKATVQAAIGAVPLAMGVANGELILALAVLSIVVTAPLGAIALDLTHKRLLVKEPLE, from the coding sequence ATGGCGACAAGTTTAGCGCTGATTCTGCTTCTTGGAATGACAGCGAACTATTTATTTTCAAAATTCAAGCTTCCCGGACTTCTTGGAATGCTTCTCATAGGTGTCGCTCTGGGACCTTTCGGACTTGACCTACTTGACGAGAGTCTGATGATGGTGTCCTCAGAGTTTAGAAAGATGGCGCTTATCGTCATACTTCTAAGGGCGGGTCTTGGAATCAGTAGGGATGATTTGAATGCGATTGGCGGAGTGGCGATAAGGATGAGCTTCATTCCTGGAATTCTTGAAGGGTTCGCGGTACTTGGAGCGAGTATGATGCTGTTTAATCTTCCCTTTTTAGAGGCGGGAATTTTAGGGTTTATCATCGCGGCGGTATCGCCTGCTGTGATTGTGCCCTATATGTTAAGGTATAAATCCGAGGGGTATGGAACAGACAAGCGGATTCCTACGATGATACTCGCAGGCGCTTCGGTGGACGACGTATTCGCCATCACCATCTTTTCGACGTTCTTAGGACTTTCAATCGGTGGCGAGTCGAATGTTGCGATGAAGCTTTTAGGAATTCCCGTATCCATTTTGGTAGGAATATCAATTGGAATCATCATCGGATTCATACTCGTCAAGATTTTCGAAAAATATCATATAAGAGATACAAAAAAGGTGATGATGATCTTAGGCATCGCCATCATGCTGACAGCACTCGAGAACGCACTCAAAAGTAGGATTGAAATAGCAGGGCTACTAAGTGTGATGGCAATCGGTTTTATCCTACTCGAAAAAAGACCCCATGTGGCAAAGAGGCTTTCTATCAAGCTGAACAAGATCTGGCTGTTTGCAGAAATTCTGCTGTTTGTGCTGGTTGGAGCCCAAGTGAACGTGGTTCTTGCATGGGATGCGGGCGCTCTTGGACTACTGCTTATCGCAGCTGGTCTATTCGCACGAAGCCTTGGCGTGATCATTTCTACTATCGGCACAAACCTAAATAGAAAAGAACGGATGTTTTCTGTTATCGCATACTGGCCTAAAGCGACGGTTCAGGCGGCGATCGGTGCCGTGCCGCTTGCGATGGGTGTTGCAAACGGCGAGCTGATCCTTGCGCTTGCGGTGCTGTCGATCGTGGTCACGGCACCCCTTGGAGCCATAGCACTGGATCTGACACATAAGAGACTACTAGTAAAGGAGCCCCTCGAATAA
- a CDS encoding TIM barrel protein yields MLSVLYEEKITLELEEVEYLHHLKSKDVRHFELGIDAELYKRFNLKKNNWKDFDFAYHIPYHTGETYLPEFIKEQQSKKAYEAYFTFIDRTRFKETPTVVVHAGMSKNTDENLAYLDYLLNRTEQLGLGVRFALETIRSKDGTTAYTRDDIRVLINPFRSSRLKMCADLTHEYRTDGVVKGYEEDIIHTHFHGFTETTAHHSLTKENKMLFEEHLGGYVKKVPTVLENLYEEGYLEKLLYDLDWINHSAVKKL; encoded by the coding sequence ATGTTATCTGTATTGTATGAGGAAAAAATAACCCTTGAACTAGAGGAAGTGGAGTACTTGCATCACTTAAAATCAAAGGATGTGCGTCATTTTGAACTGGGTATCGATGCTGAGCTTTATAAGCGGTTCAACTTAAAGAAGAACAACTGGAAGGACTTTGATTTTGCCTACCATATCCCTTATCACACGGGAGAGACCTATCTGCCCGAGTTTATTAAAGAACAGCAATCAAAAAAGGCTTATGAGGCCTATTTCACCTTTATCGACCGTACGAGATTCAAAGAGACACCGACGGTGGTGGTTCATGCTGGGATGTCAAAGAACACGGATGAGAACCTAGCCTATCTTGACTATTTGCTCAACCGAACCGAACAGCTCGGACTTGGGGTACGTTTCGCACTGGAAACCATCAGAAGTAAAGATGGTACGACCGCCTACACCAGGGACGATATCAGGGTGCTGATCAACCCCTTTAGGTCAAGCCGTCTTAAGATGTGTGCGGACCTGACCCATGAATATAGGACGGATGGCGTCGTTAAAGGATATGAAGAGGATATCATCCATACGCATTTTCACGGTTTTACGGAAACAACCGCCCATCATAGTCTGACAAAAGAAAATAAGATGCTTTTTGAAGAACATCTTGGCGGGTATGTAAAAAAAGTACCGACGGTGCTCGAAAATCTATACGAAGAAGGATACTTGGAGAAACTCTTGTACGATCTTGATTGGATCAATCATAGCGCAGTGAAAAAGCTTTAG
- a CDS encoding COG1361 S-layer family protein, protein MKYIRNSFGIVLVLLLLFTLTHGATNYTITGSRVTHPDSSIREGESFTLSMTFNELNPFGDLTLVNTSTSSFVLDNRATAVSVSDINNGTTISIALEYLGSGNTFSFNLIEDATGNTVYSDSIFISETKETDNTPSVPTDTSKYQPNITLENGTVLGSFETGKLHTIAVKVKNDSTHSAKNITATIGKGSDALPIVMEGATIKDTLSMLAMNKSDTLDFKFHINPAAAPKTYDLVLNITYENAYGDDFVVAVPVYISVVNNELEPIVGVTSAELDGGFVGSETAKKLTLTVKNGGTLKAQKIIVQLTGMDAEGIRLSNDLDTKAVGNLAQNMTGSATFNVIASPTAVGVQSLSAKITYFDEMGGSYERTAPVYIETASGKASTKNIEMSFDNQRYTFTGSESKLISVTLKNNAQQVKKDLKLSLSSDASLRFLSPYVQMVDSLNPGEAVTLEFETMLGTGVQANTYPLYAALTSAGGSEGDQRIQVAGVQVLGEQTGSKPKIIIDSYDYGSDSILAGQTYDLTIRFKNTSTSMGIRNAKVTFAAEDGVFIPVDAANSFFIERIGAGEVVEKTLTLKTKADANVKMYGVDFKVEYEDQNGNSYDEKDNPYVAEERISVNVKQEVRLEVADIFLPFETFVGMPIQVDAEFYNMGKSTMYNMMVKLEGNFQAQDSNYFVGNFEPGRSDYFSGTMFPADAGNLEGRLVFVFEDETGVKQEIEKTIQLVVMEQQGFEGGEGEYPGGEFGDGGFDGGLNGGFGDGGDEVKEPFTLPIWAMVIIAVVVIALIAFGLRLRKKKRLASLLEDEDENE, encoded by the coding sequence ATGAAATACATACGCAATAGTTTTGGAATCGTTTTGGTGTTGCTGCTGCTGTTCACCTTGACGCATGGCGCGACAAATTATACGATCACGGGCAGCCGGGTCACACATCCGGACAGCAGCATACGTGAAGGAGAGTCGTTCACACTTTCGATGACATTCAATGAGCTCAATCCCTTTGGAGATCTGACACTAGTGAATACCAGTACAAGCAGCTTTGTTCTCGACAACAGGGCCACTGCGGTGAGCGTTTCTGACATCAACAACGGTACGACAATCTCTATCGCGCTTGAGTACCTGGGTAGCGGCAATACTTTTTCCTTTAATCTAATTGAAGATGCCACAGGAAATACGGTGTATTCGGATTCGATCTTCATAAGCGAAACCAAGGAAACGGACAATACGCCATCAGTTCCGACGGATACATCGAAGTATCAGCCGAATATCACGCTCGAAAACGGTACGGTGCTCGGTTCTTTTGAAACGGGCAAACTGCACACGATAGCGGTCAAGGTAAAAAACGACTCGACACATTCTGCTAAGAACATTACTGCGACAATCGGAAAGGGGTCCGACGCGCTGCCTATCGTGATGGAGGGCGCGACGATCAAGGATACCTTATCCATGCTCGCAATGAACAAATCGGATACGCTGGATTTCAAGTTCCATATCAATCCCGCCGCAGCTCCAAAAACCTATGACTTGGTGCTGAACATCACCTATGAGAACGCCTACGGTGATGACTTCGTCGTAGCGGTTCCGGTGTATATCAGTGTTGTGAACAACGAGCTCGAACCGATCGTGGGCGTCACGTCTGCAGAACTTGACGGTGGCTTTGTGGGCAGCGAAACTGCGAAAAAGCTGACGCTGACCGTAAAAAACGGTGGAACTCTTAAAGCTCAAAAAATCATCGTTCAACTGACTGGAATGGATGCTGAGGGAATAAGACTTAGCAATGATCTCGACACGAAGGCGGTAGGAAACTTAGCACAGAACATGACCGGATCGGCCACCTTCAATGTGATCGCTTCACCTACTGCTGTCGGAGTTCAGAGCCTGAGTGCGAAAATCACCTATTTTGACGAGATGGGCGGAAGTTACGAGAGAACGGCCCCCGTCTATATCGAGACAGCTAGCGGCAAGGCATCTACAAAGAATATCGAAATGAGCTTTGATAACCAGAGGTATACCTTCACCGGTTCAGAATCCAAGCTAATTTCTGTGACGCTGAAAAACAATGCCCAGCAAGTGAAAAAAGACCTGAAGTTGTCCCTATCAAGCGATGCAAGCCTTCGCTTCCTATCGCCTTATGTTCAGATGGTGGACTCCTTGAACCCTGGTGAAGCCGTGACGCTTGAATTTGAGACAATGCTCGGAACGGGCGTGCAGGCGAATACGTATCCGCTTTACGCGGCGCTGACAAGCGCGGGCGGCAGCGAAGGGGATCAAAGAATCCAGGTTGCGGGCGTTCAGGTGCTAGGAGAGCAGACTGGAAGCAAGCCCAAAATAATCATCGACAGTTATGATTACGGATCGGACAGCATACTTGCCGGCCAGACATATGATCTGACCATACGGTTTAAAAATACAAGCACCAGCATGGGAATAAGAAATGCAAAGGTGACTTTCGCCGCTGAAGACGGGGTGTTTATTCCTGTGGACGCTGCGAACTCCTTCTTCATAGAAAGAATCGGCGCAGGTGAGGTCGTCGAGAAGACATTGACGCTCAAGACAAAGGCCGACGCCAATGTGAAGATGTACGGTGTCGACTTTAAAGTGGAATATGAAGATCAAAACGGAAACTCCTATGATGAAAAGGATAATCCCTATGTCGCTGAAGAAAGGATTTCTGTAAATGTAAAACAAGAAGTCCGACTTGAAGTGGCAGATATCTTTCTTCCTTTCGAGACCTTTGTAGGGATGCCTATCCAAGTGGATGCAGAGTTCTACAACATGGGAAAATCGACCATGTACAACATGATGGTCAAATTGGAGGGGAACTTCCAAGCCCAGGACAGCAATTATTTTGTAGGTAATTTTGAGCCAGGTAGAAGCGACTACTTCAGCGGCACCATGTTTCCTGCTGATGCGGGCAACCTAGAAGGAAGACTCGTGTTCGTATTCGAGGACGAGACAGGTGTCAAACAAGAGATCGAAAAAACGATTCAACTTGTGGTTATGGAACAGCAAGGCTTTGAAGGCGGTGAAGGAGAGTACCCGGGCGGCGAGTTTGGAGATGGGGGCTTTGACGGCGGATTAAACGGCGGCTTCGGTGATGGAGGCGACGAG
- a CDS encoding DNA-deoxyinosine glycosylase, with protein sequence MRISSFNPVVCGQTKILILGSMPSVKSLEENMYYGNPRNHFWELMARLLCVDMDTGYETRIQRLLEGGIGLWDVFESCQRKGSLDQDIKEEVPNNLVDLLGRYPNIECIVLNGSKAAKGFDKHFKLNIHTIRLPSTSPIPTKYCKSLDDKWEYWKVLRAEL encoded by the coding sequence GTGAGAATTAGTTCTTTTAACCCTGTCGTATGCGGGCAAACAAAAATTTTAATTCTTGGTTCGATGCCCAGCGTCAAATCGCTTGAAGAAAACATGTATTACGGAAATCCAAGGAACCACTTCTGGGAACTGATGGCCAGGCTTCTTTGCGTCGACATGGACACAGGGTATGAGACTAGGATACAAAGGCTGCTTGAAGGAGGCATCGGACTATGGGATGTTTTTGAAAGCTGTCAGCGAAAGGGCAGCCTTGATCAGGATATCAAAGAGGAAGTGCCCAACAATCTAGTTGACCTGCTTGGCAGGTATCCGAATATCGAGTGTATCGTGCTTAACGGTTCTAAAGCGGCAAAGGGATTCGACAAGCATTTCAAGTTGAACATTCATACGATACGGCTCCCGTCCACGAGTCCTATTCCAACTAAATACTGCAAGTCGCTTGATGACAAATGGGAATACTGGAAGGTTCTCAGAGCCGAACTATAA
- a CDS encoding MalY/PatB family protein → MHNFDESISRRHYNALKWDDMYPHYGTNDIIPLWVADMDFKTAPPIIEAVKAQAEHGIYGYMHRKDSYFRAIAAWYESRHDWPVKEEWLVFSPGVMSSMNFLIETLSKPNDPVLIQQPVYSPFANKIRENGRKVLVNQLIKEKDSSYSIDIEAFEQLIIDNKPPLFILCNPHNPVGRVWTRSELTALGDICLKHGVKVISDEIHCDLVYKPYRHIPFGSISEEFALNSVVLSAPSKTFNLAGLQTSFAICPNESDRKRLANSLAKVDLTLNNSFSLSATEVAYKKGEPWLEDLLVYLEHNINFVIGFFHEHFPNVKLAKPQGTYLLWIDFSSYGLNDDALQEIMIKNAGVALSRGDAFGKGGEGHMRMNVACPKSTLEIAMNQIKKALDAL, encoded by the coding sequence ATGCATAACTTTGACGAAAGCATCTCCCGCAGGCACTACAATGCGCTTAAATGGGATGACATGTATCCCCATTACGGAACCAACGACATCATTCCCCTTTGGGTCGCAGATATGGACTTTAAAACAGCCCCACCCATCATCGAGGCAGTCAAGGCTCAGGCGGAACACGGAATTTACGGTTACATGCACAGAAAAGACAGCTACTTCAGAGCGATTGCAGCGTGGTATGAAAGCAGACATGACTGGCCGGTGAAGGAAGAATGGCTGGTGTTCAGCCCTGGCGTGATGAGTTCGATGAACTTTTTAATCGAAACGCTTTCAAAACCCAACGATCCCGTCCTTATCCAGCAGCCTGTCTATTCTCCCTTTGCGAACAAAATACGCGAGAACGGTCGCAAGGTGCTCGTAAACCAGCTGATAAAAGAGAAGGACTCCAGCTATTCTATCGACATAGAGGCCTTTGAGCAGCTGATCATCGACAATAAGCCACCCCTGTTCATCCTCTGTAATCCACATAACCCTGTAGGACGGGTCTGGACCAGAAGTGAACTGACAGCCCTCGGCGATATCTGCCTGAAGCACGGTGTGAAGGTGATTTCCGACGAAATCCACTGCGACCTTGTCTATAAGCCCTACCGGCACATACCCTTCGGTTCGATCAGTGAGGAATTTGCCCTTAATAGCGTTGTTTTGTCGGCGCCCAGCAAGACGTTCAACTTGGCGGGTCTTCAGACCTCCTTTGCCATCTGTCCGAACGAGTCCGATCGAAAACGACTGGCAAATTCACTGGCCAAGGTGGATCTCACACTCAATAACAGCTTCAGCCTAAGCGCTACAGAGGTCGCCTATAAAAAAGGCGAACCCTGGCTTGAGGATTTGCTTGTCTACCTAGAACACAACATCAATTTCGTCATTGGATTTTTCCACGAGCATTTCCCTAATGTGAAGCTGGCAAAGCCCCAAGGCACCTACCTTCTATGGATCGATTTTTCATCCTACGGGTTGAACGACGACGCCCTTCAGGAAATCATGATCAAAAACGCCGGCGTGGCGCTCAGCCGTGGAGACGCTTTCGGAAAAGGCGGCGAAGGCCATATGCGGATGAACGTGGCATGTCCAAAATCCACACTCGAAATTGCAATGAATCAAATAAAAAAAGCTTTAGACGCGTTATAG
- a CDS encoding stalk domain-containing protein: MKKNFVRSVAAALIIGLTLSTSYADTTNDQIEEPPILEPSEFTFEGNTYGYYLQWIDLNDKTLKVELSLAEQKIGSVETLEKLSAPKNENESVIASINGSFFNMKPDSQPVSTLILDGKIEHIMHTGSVVGFDGDNQMHVEKLGIKIEGAINDQWEWPYSWSAWNINHYFDRLDAIMIFNNHYTGKFPVAPVFAVAVDRNEVIGIYDYVPTIPTHGYIIVTRNSNITHLFKLGDKVDYKLSTFERDASQNLTDTAVPFKDIRTAIGAGPTLVKDGVKVLDAKGEGFSVSKLVGTRAKRSLIGTAPTGQMAFVTTDSMTLDTLTELALSLGLTNAINLDGGGSSGMMKDGVYVSKPDRKISNALIVTKLKEQPIRISLNDTELFFDVDPYIDSGRTLVPLRRILELMGCQVKWDQQTQSVIVNRYQDQLVFTLGEKTVLVNDRAYEMDVPLSIRNSRSFVSIRFLTEFFGGVVDWNSERKLVTLNLPTVDQYYAIAEALYQRKEYVLALDYYEMVLDMHPSHVSSLKRTAYIFDTTLKDHRSALEYYKKALTIFPEDSDTYIKLGNAYRNLDALQEAIAAYENALTIRPNASEAYYGLAKSYESLNPERAGEYYSWLAENSTIYQYKNEANFYLNGNM; the protein is encoded by the coding sequence ATGAAAAAAAACTTTGTACGATCGGTGGCGGCCGCTCTTATCATAGGCCTGACGCTATCCACCTCCTACGCTGACACTACAAACGACCAAATAGAAGAACCACCGATACTCGAACCATCTGAATTCACCTTCGAGGGTAACACCTACGGCTATTATCTGCAGTGGATCGACCTAAACGATAAGACCCTCAAAGTGGAGCTTTCCTTGGCAGAACAAAAAATAGGTTCTGTGGAGACATTAGAAAAGCTGAGCGCTCCAAAGAACGAGAACGAATCTGTGATCGCAAGCATCAACGGGTCCTTCTTTAACATGAAGCCCGACTCACAACCTGTGAGCACCTTGATTTTGGACGGAAAGATAGAACATATCATGCACACGGGCTCTGTGGTCGGTTTTGACGGCGACAATCAAATGCATGTTGAAAAACTAGGCATCAAGATCGAGGGGGCGATCAACGACCAGTGGGAATGGCCCTACAGCTGGTCCGCATGGAATATCAACCACTATTTCGACAGGCTTGACGCGATCATGATCTTTAACAACCATTATACCGGCAAGTTCCCTGTCGCCCCAGTCTTCGCAGTCGCTGTCGACCGGAACGAAGTCATAGGAATCTATGACTATGTTCCCACGATCCCTACTCACGGCTACATCATCGTAACCAGAAACAGCAATATCACCCACCTCTTTAAGCTAGGCGATAAGGTGGACTATAAATTAAGCACCTTCGAAAGGGACGCAAGTCAGAATCTGACGGACACGGCCGTGCCCTTCAAAGATATACGCACGGCTATCGGGGCCGGACCGACACTTGTGAAGGACGGAGTAAAGGTACTGGATGCCAAAGGCGAAGGATTCAGTGTCAGCAAACTGGTAGGCACTAGGGCAAAACGATCCTTGATAGGGACCGCCCCTACGGGTCAGATGGCCTTTGTCACCACTGATTCGATGACACTCGACACACTTACAGAGCTTGCCTTAAGCCTTGGCCTTACAAATGCGATCAACCTGGACGGCGGTGGATCGTCAGGCATGATGAAGGACGGGGTCTATGTCAGCAAACCCGACAGAAAAATCAGCAACGCCCTGATTGTCACAAAGCTAAAAGAACAACCCATTAGGATTTCACTCAACGACACCGAACTCTTCTTTGATGTGGATCCTTATATCGACTCAGGCAGAACCCTTGTTCCGCTCAGGAGGATTCTTGAGCTGATGGGATGTCAGGTCAAATGGGATCAACAGACGCAGAGCGTCATCGTCAACAGGTATCAGGACCAGCTGGTCTTCACACTCGGTGAAAAAACAGTGCTTGTGAATGACAGGGCCTATGAGATGGACGTTCCGCTATCGATCAGGAACAGTCGAAGTTTTGTTTCCATCAGATTCTTAACAGAATTTTTCGGCGGTGTCGTCGATTGGAACAGCGAACGTAAGCTTGTGACACTCAACCTACCGACAGTCGACCAGTATTACGCTATCGCAGAAGCGCTTTATCAAAGAAAAGAATATGTGTTGGCCCTGGACTATTATGAAATGGTACTAGATATGCACCCCTCGCACGTTTCCAGCCTAAAGAGAACCGCATACATCTTTGACACCACGCTCAAAGACCACCGTTCGGCACTCGAATACTATAAAAAGGCACTCACGATTTTCCCTGAGGACAGTGATACCTATATAAAGCTTGGCAACGCATATAGGAACCTAGACGCCCTTCAAGAAGCCATCGCAGCCTATGAAAACGCGCTTACGATCAGGCCGAACGCTTCAGAAGCCTACTACGGACTGGCAAAGTCCTATGAGTCCCTGAACCCTGAAAGAGCAGGTGAGTATTACTCCTGGTTGGCTGAAAACAGCACCATCTACCAGTACAAGAACGAAGCCAACTTCTATTTGAACGGCAACATGTAA